The Tenrec ecaudatus isolate mTenEca1 chromosome 12, mTenEca1.hap1, whole genome shotgun sequence genomic interval GCCTGGCTAGACTCACTGTGCAGGAGGCTGTCTGTGAGACAGTGGCAACACCATGTCTCTACAGGTGGAACTTCCTGTTgtgccacctccccccaccccccgtttcCCCGGGATCCGAGTACCATATGAGCTTAGGAAGCCGGAAACTGGACTAGATGGGAGACCCGACTGCACAGGGCTCAGAGCAGTGTTTCTAAAATGGGCATCAGAGGCTCTACCCGTCCAAGATCACCCTAACCCAGCCCTCCAAGTGGTGGGGTGCTCTCTGCCCAGCCCCACCTCTCCTTACCGGAGGGCCTCCAGCCGCTGTGTCTGGGACAGGTTCCCGTGGAGCTCGCCCACCTGCAGCCCCATGAGCCCCAGAAGGATGTGCATGCGGTGGGCCTGCTTCTTGGTCTGGGTGAAGAGCATCACGTGGTCAGTGAAGGTTCTCGTCAACAGAGCTGCCAGGGAGCAAGAGCAAGCAGGCAGTGGTCATTAGTCTCCTGAGcagcccctcccccctgccccgcccATCCCCCTGCAAGATGCTGGTGCTACACTTGGCATAGAGGAAGCAGGCAAgtctcagcctcagaacccaaaTTTCAGGGTGGAGACAAAAGCTGGTGCCCAAGTGTAAGAAATACGGTTGAGGGGTAGAGGGAGGACAGACGTCACCCACAAGATCTGGGGACAACTGCAGGCAGGAAATAGCCCAACAGAAAGGCCCCCGAGCAGGAGCTAGCTCAGCAGTAAGAACAGGAAGGTGCCGTGGCTGAACAGCAAGGCCGGAGGCAGGGAGAACTGCTGACCACGGGCCTGAGTGACCAGTGGGGCACTCAGAGGTTAGCCGTGGTACAGCGGAACCATGGGAGGGTCCTGCGCAGGGCAGTCGCACAGAGCGTTTCCAGTCCCCGTGCAGGGAGGGTTCACCCAGGGAGAGCAGCTAGGAAGTAAGCCAGGGACAGGTGGCAGACAgaggggcaggagtcaggaagtACTGGGTAGTGATGGCAGGGTCTGGGGTGGGGAAACAGAGGGGCTAGGAAGACGGGgatgcctaggcttaggtcagaagTCCACCCTCAGCCTGCCCTGGAGCTTCACCTGCCACGATGGCCTCCCGGTCCCCCTCCCGATTGGGCCGGATACGGATGAACTCCTGCCGCAGGAAGGGCGCCACATCTGTGTTGCTGTTGACGAATATGCGGACCGGATTCTTCAGGGAAACGGAGGCCAGGTCCTTCACCTACGGGGCGCAAGAAGAGTTCGTCTCTGCAAGCAGCTGGGCAGGCCCCCCCCGGGCTCACCCCCACACCACCCAGGCCCACCTCGTCTGTCATGGTGGCCGAGAAGAGCATAGTCTGGCGGTGGTGGGCGCACATTCGGATGatctccttcatctgctcctcgAAGTACTCGTCCAGCATCCTGACAGCAGTGAGAGGGAGGGAATACAAATCTGGTTGGGGACTCCTCTGGGGCAGGGCAGCAGGCAGGTCTGTGCTACATGGCCAGCACTGGGGAAGGGGCGAGTCAGTGGGAGACTTGGGTTCCTCTCCCAGCCAGTGGATCCCAAGCGCAGCCACCATGGCATGCTGCTGCGATGCcccacaggtttcaacagagcgaCCAGACGCAGACAAGGGAGAAAGGCCCGGCAATCCCCTGGGGGAAAGTGGGCTAGAGAAAGCCCTGTGGGTCGGAGGCCTGACTGTGTTGTGGATGAGGCTGCTGTGATTCATGGACCAAGTCCACACCAGTTAACCTCCTTGTCATTGAGATTCATTCGGATTGCACTAGCATTTTTATTCTGTCACACATACGTCCCAGGAACCTCAGCCTCCACAGCCAATGTCAATGTCACAGCCACAACATTTAACGGTCTTAAGCAATATCTGAAATCAGGTCCACATTTGAATTCCCCAACTGTGCCCTCGGTCACATGTTGGCCAGCGTGTAATCTTTCATCTTTAAATTCAGGCACTCCCTTTGGTTGCCATGCCTctttccaaacaaacaaaaaaaatttcaaatccactgccatcaaggcgatgCTGACTCAGGGAGACCCTAGAGGATGAAGCACACCTGGCCCATAAGCTTTCCTAGGCTGTGAATCTCTGCTGCAGCAGATTGTGGAACCTTTCTCTGCGAGCGGCTGGGGCCCACACTTCAGTTGGGAGCTGACTGCTTAATAAAACCGTGCCACCCAGATTCTCGAGTGTCCACTGATCAGAAGTCTCCTCACTCCtgtcctttggggggggggcatcaaTAATGGCCCTAACACTCTGGAAGCATCAAGGCTGCCATTTGGGGAGCTACCTCACTATCAGGCCCTACCCTACGTGTCCTGGTGACAGGGCTCAGACACAGCCCTGGGGCCACCCATGCGCTACACTGTCCCTGACCCTGACCACAGTCTGCCCCGCTGGCCCCCTGGGTCTGCCTGCTCTCTCCCAAGCCCCTCAGGACCTTATTCCTTGTCGTCAATATTACGGCATCTctgaggacagaggctgcagcctgGTGCCAGTGGTGGCCCTGAATAGGCGCATCTCCTTAGGCCAAATCACACTTCCAGAGCCTTCCCTGGCCCGAGAGATCCCGGACATTTTCCAAAAGGCAGGCTAGCGTCTGGGGACCAGCAGGCAGGGTCACACTCCTCAGGACTACCTGTCAGCCTCATCCAGGATGAGCACCTCGATGCTGCTCAGGTGGAAGGAGGGGCAGTTGTGGAGGTGGTCGATGAGCCGGCCAGGCGTGGCAATAAGGATGTCAGGTGCAGCCCGAAGAGCAGCTTCCTGCGACTTGACGTCCAGGCCACCTGCAGAGAGAAGGGGGCCCCCCCAGCCCGTTTCAATCTCCACCAAGCTTCTTGCCCATCTGTGCCAGGTCAGGTCCTGTGCCAGGCACTTCAGCAGGTAAGTGGCCAGATCAGCAGGCCAGGGTCAGCAGGGAGGGTCAGCACTTCATGCCAACTGTTCCAAGTGCAAACCCAAAGGAAAACGAGGGCACCAAGGGCTTGTAAGCAGAATGACATGACCGCCTGGAGGCAGGGAACAGCCGGGCACTGGCAAAATCCCTAACAGGGGCACAGCAATCAGCCAGCTACCAAAGAAAGGTGTATACTGCATGCTTCTCCTCACTTAGGGCCACCGGAGCCAGCCACAGAGGGTGAAATGAAGGTCAGGGACGGGCCCTCTTGTTGCCCCAGAAAAAAATGATGCTCCCCAACAaccttttgtgtttttttccaaTAATTTTTACTTTTTCCTTTTCGAGGTCACTTAAGTCCCCATCAACCCCCTGCCTCCACTCTCTACTCTCCTCCCAGGCCGTGACAGGCCACAATCTGCCCTTCACAAGGTGCCTTTCCGGACCCGTGTCATCTTCCACCAGGCCAGGGTCCCTCCGGCTGACAGGAGACTCACCCACAGCCAGACACGTGGTGATGTTGCAGAACTGGGCCAGCTGCTTGGTGACGGAGTGCACTTGGATGCCCAGCTCCCGGGTGGGGACCAGCACCAGGACTCGGGTGACCGCAGCCTGGCGGGGCTTGTAGATCAGCCGCTCCAAGACAGGCAGGGCAAAGGCAGCGGTTTTacctggagggcagggtagaggcAAGCAGAAGGGGAGAGCTCCTGCTCAGCTTGTCTTTCAAACTAGGAAGGAAGTCTGACTGCCCCAGGCCTGTTTCCCAGCTTTCCACACTCTTTCACTCGGCttcccacaaggtcagccattcaaaaccaccacttcAGGAGACAGAGGCAGCATTTTAACTCCTGCTCGGAGTTACGGTCTTTGTACATGCATTGTCATCATGTACATGTATGTACAAGTGTTCCTGACACAACTGATGGATGGATTGCTCCGGAAGAATGcagacaggaaacacaggaaggagaTGGGGAGTGTGGGGCTCCAGAGAGGGGTTATAATGAGTGAGATGGAGGGAACTGCATGAATCCAGTGGAACGTAAAACAGGCATCTGCCCAATATACTTTCACCCAATGCCTAAGACAAAACAGAGTTACATTCTTGAAAACCCACGGGGCAGGTCCCCGCAGGGGTCAATGTGAGTTGGCGTGGACCCTATGGCAGGGAGCGCGGTGTCCCTGAGGGGCTGTGAGCTGGAAGGGACTTGACAGCacagcaccacctccaccccactgCAGTCAGACTCGGGAGACGCCGGAAGGACGCGTGGTGCTATTTTGGCTACTTCCTGTGAATCGACAATTATTCCAATAGAGAGAAAATCCTCATTGCCTAGATTATACCATCCTATCTCACTGTAGGGATTTAAAAATATTGTTATCAACACTAACAAGGTTATCCGTCACCAGCATAGGCACATGTGAAAATGCATGCTCAGGCATGCTGGGAGTCCCCAGATGGCACCAACAGGGAAAACGCTGACGACTAgctgcaaggttggcggttcaaatccaccccaaAGGGCCTCAGGAGACCTGTCTGGCCCTCTGTTTCTGAAAGTCCCACCCATGAAAACCCGATGGAGCCCCGCGAGCCTGTCCACCTGGGTCACCCCCTGGGTCACTCGTGCATGGGAGCAAACTCTGAGGCAAGAGGCCACCACAACAGAACAAGACTTAGGGGCACGGCTGTGCAGGAGTTCAACTTCATTGACTCACTGGCCTGGAGTTaaagctggctcatagtgaccctagccggagaggacagaactgcccctgtgggtttccgaatcGGTCACTCTAAGGGAGTGGGCAAAGTCCAATCATTCTCCCAAACTCCATTGAAAAAGCAGCAAGCTCAGGCTCCAGGTGCACGCTCTGCCTGTAGACACACAAAGAACATTTCTGTGCTGGCAGAAGTGTGGAGTTTTTTGTAGCCCTGTAGTTGACAAATGGGGGAAACAACTTTGTACTTATTTGCATTTGAGCAGAAATGCATTCCTATTACATttcatttgaaataaaaactAGTTTAGAAGATACCCACAAGCCCTGTgttggagtgggggctggggagtaGGGAATGGGGAGATTTTCAGGCACATACATGAATTTTTTAGTCAACAACAAATCCAGAAGCAAAGACACTACAGGCAGACCTCCGAAGGACTGCAGGTTCGGGGCCAGTAAAGCGAGGCAAGTGAGCAGGTCAGTCTCAGGGCGGTAGGCACACAAGTTACATTACACGACGCTAGtctgggaaggagccctggtggcgaagtggttacacactgagctgcggTACGCACCATATgttgttcaaaaccaacagctgctccaccagagaagCACTGGGCTTTGCACTTCTGTGTAGTCAGTCTCgggaactcaaaggggcagttctaccctgtactgcaGGCTCGCTAAGAGTGTGCATTaattcaacggcagtgagtgtggtttggtttagatcagtggttctcaaccttcttgatGACacgaccatttcatacagttcctcatgttgtggtgtggtgacccgccccccaccaccagtcataacattatttcattgctacttcatcactgtcattttgctagttacGAATCAggaaactcctgtgaaagggtcattcgacccccaaaggggcctcgatccacaggttgagaatctctggttTAGAGTCTACGAGGACTAGCCCTGGTGGCTtcgcacattggactgctaacggcaaggtcagcagtttgaaaccgcaggAGAAATATCAAGTCTTCCACACCCGTAAAGAGTCATAGTcccggaaactcacaggtgcagttctaccctgtcctgtggggtcactctgagtgggcgtggactggctggcagtgagcttggtttttgtgCTTTGCAGGGGGCGGCTTATTAGTCTCATCAGTTGTCCCCCCACCAGCTGAGGGCAGTAGCTGAGGAGACCTCATCCCAGTGTCCTCTGCATGGCCGCCAGCACTGCCAACAATGGGGGCCAGCAGTCCAGGCTGGGCAGGGTGCCAGCTTTTCCAGTCTCTCCCCAACCAGTGGGCCCCTTCCCACCATCTCCCTCCAGGCACAACCACAGGGGACAGAAACTAACAGTCTGGGAGGAGCTGTGACGACAACAAAATGTAGAAACAGGTCACCTCGAGGTCCCCAAGAATGGGCAAGAGCCCCAAATCCACACTACTTGCTGCCACCTTGAGCTCGACTCCAGGACCCACTACCACTCTAAGATCAATACCTTtcaggagcagatggccaggtcttctttcttctgtggctcCCTGGGATGGgcttgaaccattaaccttttaGTGATCAGTAGATCCCACAACCATCTACGCCACCCAGTGACACCCCAAATCTTCACAAGCCACTGAGACCATCAATCCAGTCTGACCTGCTGTAAACTTTTTGATTTAAAAGGAACGACATGAACAAGTTGGCCTTCGGttgtcacctgggctccttttcCTCTTACCTGTCCCAGTGGCAGCACAGGCACAGATGTCCTTCCCCAGCAGGCCCACGGGGATGCACGCCTTCTGGATGGGGGTGGGCTGCTTGAAGCCCATGGCTGAAATGGCCTGAGGAAAACACAGCGCCAAGGGGAAGGAGGCTTCTGGAACAGGTGGGAATCCCCCCAGGCCTGCCTCCTCCTCCACACCTAATCCCTCCTATCTCCAAGGCCTaggtctagaccagcggttcctaacttgtgggtcaccacccctttgggggggtcaaacaaccctctcacaggggtcgcctgaatcataacagtagcaaaatgacactgatgatgtagcaatcaaaataatttgatggctgggggtccccaccacatgaggaactgtatgagagggttgCGGCAAGGGTCTAGGTGCTGGGTTGCAGCGGGAAAGCCCTGAAATGACGCCTCCCTCCACCGCAAAGAAACACAGCCTGCACCAGGTAAACGGACCCAAAAGATCCAGATCACGAGGAGAGGACTTTCTGGGAGGAAAGTATGTCACCAAGGGAGGTGGTGAGCGCGGAGGGACAGAGGGCAGAGGACGGAGGGCACTGGACACTGGGCACTGAGTCATTAGGAAAAGGTCACACTGAGCAAAGAGATATTAAGTGGTGAGTGAATTCTGATGGAGCTGAGGGATTGGAGAAGAGTGTTCAGGGTAGAGGGAACAGcacgtgcaaaggccctgaggaagAAGGCCACCTGACCTGCTAGAGGGTCAGCAAGGAGGCCAGTGGGGGCCTGAGCAAAACAGGTgttaccaggcaccatcagaaggAACCAGAAAGGGATGGGCCTTGGAGGCTCCTGGAAGCACTGTGGCTTTTCCCTCAAGTCAAGCTGGGAGCCATCAGAGGGGCTTGGAGAGGAGGGGCAGGTCATCATTTACTGTTCAAGAGCATTCTCAGGCAGCCGTGAGCTTCAGAAGGAAGCAGGGCAGCCCATGAGGGGGCGACAACTACCATCCCACCACTACCACAAAGCCACTACCTTCAGCAGAGGTCGGGAGAGGTTCATGTCCTGGAATGACAGGTTCTCGTCATACTGAGAGGCATCTTCAAAAAATCCTCCAGCTTCCTGCACCACAAAACCAACCACAGAGACTGGGAATGCAGCCCGGAAGTTAGGGGCTAGAACCACGAATGGGCCCGAACACCCGTCAGAGGTTGCCAACAAGAGCCGCACGCTGGCTGCCAAATCCTCACTCACCTgtcccttcttcctcttcctcttcttctccttCACTTTGAGCATATCTACGGAGGGAAGCACAGCTAGTGGCCAGGGCTTCTACGGACACAGCCCCAGTCTGCTGGACACAGCTCGGGGGGTTTCCTCCGCGCGTCCCCGCCAGATCCCTGAGACCAGTCTGATCTCTCTTGAGTTCCTGCCAGAACCCTGTGAGACCAGTCTGATCTCTGAGTCCCCGCCAGACCCCTGTGAGACCAGTCTGATCTGAGTCCCCGCCAGAACCCTGTGAGACCAGTCTGAGTTCCCGCCAGACCCCTGTGAGACCAGTCTGATCTGAGTCCCCGCCAGAACCCTGTGAGACCAGTCTGATCTGAGTCCCCGCCAGAACCCTGTGAGACCAGTCTGAGTTCCCGCCAGACCCCTGTGAGACCAGTCTGATCTGAGTCCCCGCCAGACCCCTGTGAGACCAGTCTGATCTGAGTCCCCGCCAGAACCCTGTGAGACCAGTCTGAGTTCCCGCCAGACCCCTGTGAGACCAGTCTGATCTGAGTCCCCGCCAGAACCCTGTGAGACCAATCTGATTGCCTAAAAGAGGCTCTGAAGAATGAGTTTCCACACAACCAAGAGGGGGTTTTAACATTAACCATGGAAATGCAGGGATTCCGACATAGTAAAGCAAGCGGGGCCCTTTCTACTTCTCCTTCCAGTTCTCACTGTCACCTCACCTGCTTTGGTGAGGACGCTCTCCTCAGCAGAGGAGTAGTCAGTCTCCGATTCCTCCAATTCTTCTTCGTCTTCTGAGCCTTCCTTGTCTCTCCCCCCCAGGTCTCCCTGCTCCACGGGCTCAGAGCTGTCCACTGCAGCTTTCTCCTCCGACTTCCTAGCCTCGGCTTCCTTCTCTGACTTTCCGGCTTTGGCTTCTTTTTCCTAGGAAACATCAAGAGCAAACCAGGGCAGCTACAAACACAGGAAAACCAGAACCTAAGGCAGCGAGAGTCAGCTGTCCAGCGGGGCCGCTCCCAATTTaaacagccccagccctggccccCAAAGAAACGGTGGGGGAATTGCTGAGATGACACCTCGGGGCTCAGTGACAGGGAAGGAACAGCCTCCTGCCCTCACCTCCGTTTTCCTTTTCTTTCGAACTTTCTCAATCTTCTCGTCTAATGTTGTGGCTGCTCTCTGCAAATAAAGTTGAGAGAGGAAAATGAAACAGGCACGTGAGGAGGAGCAGGAAGAGGGAGTCGGAAGGGAACGAAACATAATGATGACTTGTTTGTCCTGGGACAGGTGAATCAGACAACATGCATTCAAAAAATGGTCTCTTGtgaaaaacaatgaaaattaaAAGGCACCAATGAGAATGTGCGCATTCTCGATGCTTACTATTCAGAACACTGTAATGACCAAGAGAGCCCCATTCTATCTGAATGCTACTTGGAGAGATGCTTGCCCTTGCCAATCAGCATGACAGAGCCTACACGGATTATAACTAATTGATGCCAAAATCCAAACAGAATCAGGTATTGCTGCATACTGTTGAAAGTTTAAAAAGTATAAATAGCAAAAatcaaaaaaagggggggaaccaataacaatgatcaacacacaaccacacacaccgtccagtgggaagaacaacagaaaccatgggggaagagagacagcggtcggtgagataggaaaataatctataatctatcaaggggtcacaagggtggggggcgatggagaggaaaaaagaggagctgataccaacggctcaatagAAAGTGTCTGGAAAAGAATGATGGTTCCTGGAAGTGggagtctctgtctctgtctgtctctctctcaatctctctctcccagggagacaaaaaaagagaagaaaaaaaagaatgatggcaacatatgtacaaatatgcctgatacaacagatatatgaattgtaataagaattgtaaaagcccccaatataatgattttttttaaaaaagcctgtTGCCATTGATACTGACTCCGAGCGACGCTCCagcgcagagcagaactgtcccagaggGATTCCGGAGTAGATGTTTTGTTCCCCAAAGCAGGCCGCCaagtccttctcccatggagcagccagtgggtctgaactgctggcctctcTGCGCAGCTGAGCACGCGCACTGAGCCATCAGGGGTCACCTGAAGCATCTCGCGCTGCTACAGCCCTTCCGGAAACTGCAGTGCACTGTGGGATTATCTGTCCAGGTATTTCCTACCTTCTTGtaccacatgcacacacccaaCAACCAAGTCCACAGCCACGGGAGCTCCATACACCAGGACTTGCAACACAGATCATCTGCCTAGGAACCCGGATGGCTTTTTCATGAAAACACCGACCAGGGAAACAAATAGCTTCTAATCCATTTGATAAAAATTTCATGGGAAAAATGTTCAGAATTGTGAGTCCAAAAGATAAGGGGGTGGTGTGTGGAGGCAAGCACCTTCTCAAGATGTACCTTCAAGAGGCAGTGTGGCTTCATATCCACCAGAATAGGTGGCAGCAGAGTGCAGAGAGGTGTGCTCCTGGCAGACACCGGTTTTCTCTGAAGTCTCAGCAATAGACAAGGACTCAGCGTCGAAGAAGCAGCAAGGGGTCTTAGCAACTGAGCAGATGATGCCAGTGACATTTGTGGACAGCGGGGGCTGTGCCGTGTGGGACCCAGGGACCCGCAGCAGTACTGGTGTTAGGGGAGCGTTGGGTGAAGTGATGGGGAATGACCATGTCTCTGGGGGCTGAGTACCACTCTCAGAAGCACAGCGATCACCCAGGGGGCCTGCAAGCCTGTCTTCAGTGGCCAGATGACTAAGTGATAGAACAAACATTTCTTTTCATACTCGTAACGGACACTGAATCCCTTTCCAAGGAGGCTGCCCCAGGAAAGCACTCAAAGCCTAGGTTTGGGGTGCCTAAACCGCTGAGCTAAAATCATTAGATTTCCtctaaggctttttttttttgttgttgcattttAATGTCAAcgaaaaaaataaaagtctttGGTAATCACCAAGGCAAATGTGAGCTCAAAAGCCCCTTCCCCAAGAAGGGCAGGAATGGACATTCTGGAACTGGTGGCACTGTATAATGAAGAACATAtggctatttctttttctttcccttttttttaaaatttaaaatatttttaacattttataagggactcatacaactcatcacaatccatacatacatcaattgtgtaaagcacatctgtatattctttgccctcatcattctcaaagcatttgctctccacttaagccctttgcatcaggtcctcttatttttatttttcccctccctccccttttttttattttccccctccctccccttcctcatgagtccttgataatttataaattattattttgtcatatcttgccctgtctgacgtctcccttcacccccttttctgttgtccgtcccccagggaggagggccacatgtagatccttgtaattggttccctcttttcaacccacttaccctctaccttcccagtatcacccctcacatctctggtcctgaaggtatcatccgccctggattccctgtgcctccagctcctatctgcaccagtgtacatcctctgctctatccagacttgcaaggtagaattcggatcttgacagttgggggggaggaagcatttaggaactggaggaaagctgtattcttcattggtgctacatcacaccctgactgactcatctcctcccctagacccctctgtgatgggatctccagtggccgacaaatgggctttgggtctccactctgcacttctcccttcattcactatggttaagattcttttttttctgatgccttatacctgatcccttcgacacctcgtgatctcacaggctggtgtgcttcttccatgtgggcttttttgcttctgagctagatggccgcttgtttaccttcaagcctttaagaccccagacgc includes:
- the DDX27 gene encoding putative ATP-dependent RNA helicase DDX27 — encoded protein: MFEELGLVPTIGDDEEVPLEPESDSGDDEEEEGPIVLGKRQKALQKNRSADFNPDFVFTEKEGLYDGSWAMADVLSQLKKKRAATTLDEKIEKVRKKRKTEEKEAKAGKSEKEAEARKSEEKAAVDSSEPVEQGDLGGRDKEGSEDEEELEESETDYSSAEESVLTKADMLKVKEKKRKRKKGQEAGGFFEDASQYDENLSFQDMNLSRPLLKAISAMGFKQPTPIQKACIPVGLLGKDICACAATGTGKTAAFALPVLERLIYKPRQAAVTRVLVLVPTRELGIQVHSVTKQLAQFCNITTCLAVGGLDVKSQEAALRAAPDILIATPGRLIDHLHNCPSFHLSSIEVLILDEADRMLDEYFEEQMKEIIRMCAHHRQTMLFSATMTDEVKDLASVSLKNPVRIFVNSNTDVAPFLRQEFIRIRPNREGDREAIVAALLTRTFTDHVMLFTQTKKQAHRMHILLGLMGLQVGELHGNLSQTQRLEALRRFKDEQIDILVATDVAARGLDIDGVKTVINFTMPNTTKHYVHRVGRTARAGRAGRSVSLVGEEERKMLKEIVKAAKAPVKARILPQDVILKFRDKIEKMEKDVYSVLQLEAEEKEMQHSEAQINTAKRLLEKGKEDPGQEPERSWFQTKEERKKEKIAKALQEFDLALRGKKKRKKFMKDAKKKEEMTAEERSQFEILKAQMFAERLAKRNRRTKRARTMPEEEPARGPAKKQKQVKKSVFDEELTNTSKKALKQYRAGPSFEERKKLGLPHQRRGGNFKSKSRYKRRK